TTTACAGAAGGTGTCATTTTTCATAAGGGCATTTCGGAGCGACTTTATAACTTCCGTGGCTATCATATTTACATTAGAAAAGATGGACTTTTGGAAGCTAACATTGCTCATACCGCACCTTCTAATGCCATAATGAAGTCGAGCAAAAAGCTTATCCCTAAAGGCCAATGGATTAACCTGACCATGACTTATGATGGCTCATCAAAGGCTAAAGGGCTTCGTGTTTTTTTAGATGGCAAGGAGCTAGAAATGAAAACAGAGACGGATGAACTCACCAAAGGCATCCTTTTTAATACTAAAGATTTCAATAAAGAACCTCCGTTGCAAATTGGTGCTTGGGGAAGAGGTTATGGTTTAAAGAATGGTTTTGTGGATGATATCTTGGTTTACAAAAGAGCTTTAATTCCTTTTGAGGTTGGCGTAATTTCCAAAACTAATAAATGGGCTAGCATTACCAGTAAAAACCATGCAAGCCTTTCTAAACAAGAAAAAGAAACACTGCGTCAATACTTTTTTGGTGCTGTTCACAAACCTGCCGTAGAGCAGTTGGCCAAGATTCAGCGAGAAAGAAGAGCCTTGACGGACTCTACAGAAAACGTGGAAGAACTTATGGTAATGAAAGAAATGGCGGAACCACGCCAGAGTTTCATCATGGAACGTGGAAGCTATGATGCCAGAGGTGAAGATGTTTTCCCGAACACGCCTGAAAGCATACTACCAATGCCTGAAAACCTGCCTAAAAACAGATATGGTTTAGCTCAATGGCTTACAAATCCTGAGCATCCACTCACTGCCAGAGTAGCGGTGAATAGAATCTGGCAGAATATTTATGGGACAGGTTTAGTAAGAACAGCTGAAGATTTTGGTAACCAAGGAGAGATGCCCTCCCACCCTAAATTGCTGGATTATTTGGCGATTGGCTTCATGGAGTCAGGCTGGGATGTAAAGAAACTGATGAAAGACATGGTGATGACAGCCACCTATCAGCAAAACTCTACAGCCACAGAAGAACACAGAGAAAAAGACTTAGAAAATAGATTCTTAGCCAGAGGCCCAGCCAACAGGCTTACGGCGGAAATGATGCGAGACAATGCTTTAGCGGCTTCAGGATTGCTAAAAGAGGATATTGGCGGCAAAAGTGTAAAACCTTATCAGCCTCCTGGACTTTGGGAAATAAACAATACCACTTACAAGGCTGACACCACAGATGCTGTGTACCGCAGAAGTTTGTATGTGTTAATAAAGCGTTCTGTACCTAACCCTACGCTCGCTACTTTTGACGGAAACTCCAGAAGCTATTGCGTCATTAGACGCCAAAAAACCAATACGCCTTTACAAGCCTTGGTTACCCTAAACGACCCTACTTATGTAGAAGCGTCTAAAGTTTTGGGCGAAGAAATGGCAAAAATAGCAGACCCGAAAAAAGCGATTATTAGTGCCTACAGGAAATTAACAGGCAAAACCCCACAGCCAGAGGAATTAGAAATTCTATTGGACGTAAGGACTAAAGAAATAGCAAATTTTAAGAAAAACCCTGCTAAAACTAAAGGCTGGCTAGAAGCGGGATATTATCAAATTGACAAAACAGTGGCTCCTTATTTAGTAGCTTCTAATGCCGTAGTGGCAAACCTTATAATGAATTCTGACGCCACCTTAATGAAAAGATAAAATGAGTCATCATCATCACAAAGATTTCAGAATTGATTCGCCAGATTTTGGTGAATTGAACAAAAAAATTGACAGGAGAAACTTCCTGAATAAAACCTCCTTAGGTTTAGGTACGCTTGCTTTAGGCTCTTTATTTGGCTTTGATAAGTTGAATTCAAAACCTCAAGCTAGTTCTGGTGTCATTTCCGATGAGGAAATGCAGCAGCAGATTCTAGCCAGTATTCCGCACTTTGCCCCAAAGGCAAAACGTGTGGTTTATATGTTTATGAGTGGTGGACCTTCACAGTTTGAAACCTTTGACTATAAGCCAAAACTGGTGGATATGATGGGGCAAGACCTGCCTGAATCTGTTAGAGGTGGGCAGCGACTAACGGGTATGAGTGCCTCTCAGAGTAGTTTGCCTTTGGCACCTTCTTTCACTGGTTTTAATAAATACGGAGAGTCTCAAACTTGGGTGAGCGATTTGCTGCCACATACCGCACAAATAGTAGATGAGCTGTGTATTGTCAAGTCTGTTTACACAGAGCATATTAATCATGACCCTGCTATCACCTTTTTCCAAACAGGACATCAGCTTCCGGGAAGGCCTTCTATAGGCTCTTGGATGAGTTATGGTTTAGGTTCTGACAATGAGAATTTACCTTCTTTTATCGTTTTAGTTTCTAAAAACGGAGGGAAAGACCAACCGCTTTATTCTAGATTGTGGGGAAATGGCTTTTTACCTACGGAGCACCAAGGCGTGCAATTTAGAGCAGGAAAAGACCCCGTTTTATTCTTGAACAACCCTGAAGGTTATGATGGAAAAGACAGAGAAGAAATGCTGGGTTACTTGAAAAAGCTGAACAATTTTCAAAACGAAGCGATAAACGACCCTGAAGTTGATGCTAGAATAGCACAGTACGAAATGGCATTCAGAATGCAAACATCTGTACCGGAAGTAATGGATACGGCAGGAGAAAGCGATGAGACTTTTGAAATGTATGGACCTGACAGTAGAGACTCTGGTTCTTATGCTGCCAATTGCCTTTTGGCCAGAAAACTCCTAGAAAAAGACGTAAAGTTTATTCAATTATACCATCAAGGTTGGGACCATCACGGCGGGCTACCAAATGGCATAACGCAGCAATGTAAAAACACTGACCAGGCCACAGCTGCTTTCATCAAAGACTTAAAACAACGAGGCTTGTTAGAAGATACCTTGGTCATTTGGGGTGGAGAGTTTGGAAGAACCGCTTACTCGCAAGGAAAACTAACAAAAACCAACTACGGTAGAGACCACCACCCAAGATGCTTTACCATGTGGATGGCAGGTGCGGGTGTCAAAAAAGGATTTACCTATGGAGAAACAGACGATTTTAGTTATAACATTACCAAAGACCCTGTACATGTGCATGATTTCCATGCTACACTCATGAAGCTGACCGGAATGGACCACGAAAGACTGACCTTCAAATCTCAAGGAAGGCGTTTTAGACTCACCGACGTACACGGAAAAATAGTTAACGACATACTCAGCTAATATTTAAACCCTATGCAAAAGAGACGAAATTTCATAAAAAACACAACGCTTCTAGGAGCAATAGCCGCCATAGGCTCGCCCATTAAAAGCTTTGGTATTTTACACCAAAACTTGGAAGATGAAACCATCATAGGCCATGGCGATTATAAGTATAAAGTAGATAAAGGATGGGCAAAATTGAGCGTTAGCTATAACCCGCTTTTAAACTGCCATGAAATGGTGCAAGACAGCCAAGGCCGTCTTATCATGATAGGCGACCACACCAATAATAACATCTTGATTTTTGATAAATCTGGTAAGCTCTTAGACTCTTGGGGACATGCATTCCCTGGCGGACACGGACTTTCTATAGGCAAAGACCAAGGGGAAGATTTCCTACTAATTACCGACTGCGGATGGTTTCAAAACAAAACGGGTGGCTATGAAAAACAAGCTGGTCAAGTGGTCAAAACAGATTTAGAAGGCCGCCTTCAATTTGCTCTTGGGCATCCTAAAACCATTGGTATTTACCGAGAAGACGAACCTTTTATGCCAACCGAAACAGCCGTAGCCCCAAATGGAGACATTTATGTGGCAGACGGATATGGCAGCGATTATATTATTCAGTACGACAGCAAAGGGCAATACATCAGGCATTTTGGTGGTCATAATAATGAGAACAAAGAGCATAATTTGTCCAATGCACATGGTGTGGCTATTGACTTAAGAAACCCTGCAAAGCCAACGTTGATTTGTACCTCAAGAAATGAAAACTGCTTTAAGATTTTCACGTTAGATGGTAAGTTTATCGAAAGAATTGACTTGCCTGGCATGCACGTTTGTAGACCAGTTTTGCATAATCAAAACATTTACGCTGGCGTATGTTGGAGCAAAGACGAAGAAGGAAAAACCAACTGGGGCGACTCTGGATTTGTGACCATACTAGACCAAAATAATAAGGTAATTAGTAACCCTGGCGGACAAGCACCGAAATACACAGGAGGTAAATTACAAGCCACCACAAATTTGAAAAATCCAGTTTTTGCTCATGGACATGACGTGTGCATAGATGAGGACGACAGTATTTATGTTTGTCAATGGAATGCCAGACACACGGCACCAGTGAAATTAACTCGCGTGTAATATGGTATTGTTAGATTTAAGTACATTTCTTGGTAGAATGCATCCACTGGTGGTGCATTTACCTATTGGTTTCTTATTAATTGCCGGCATTTTCCATTTGGCATCTTACTTGCCTAAATATGATAATCTTGGCAAAGCCACTGAATTGGCCTTGCTTTTAGGTGGACTTTCGGGCGTAGCTGCTTGTGTTTTAGGATGGCTTTTGTCAAATACGGGAGACTATTCTTATCAATTATTGGAAAACCATAAACTCAGCGGAATAGGGCTAACTGCTTTAAGTTTACTGCTTTATTTCTTCTTAACGGATAAAGGAAAAGCTATCCTA
This sequence is a window from Arcticibacterium luteifluviistationis. Protein-coding genes within it:
- a CDS encoding DUF1553 domain-containing protein, translated to MTEMFIRHIKNTCKVLSLCTLVACGPELPPELEQAIAELPEDLDYNIHVKPILSDKCFACHGPDKAKQKAGLRLDVSEASYGELPENPGKVAINPGSLKGSEIFYRITSTDPDVVMPTPDSHLSLSDYEKAVLIKWIDEGAEYKEHWAFVKPEMPKIPSVKNKDWIKSPIDNFILSKIEEKKLTPSAPADKETLIRRVTFDLTGLPPTLKEIENFKKDESPEAFEKVVDRLLESPHYGERMATDWLDLARFADTHGYTVDRVRDMSPYRDWVINAFNKNQAYDEFVHWQLAGDLMPNPTKEMLIATAFNRNHQQNMEGGIIEEEFKAEYVMDRTNTLGDAFLGLSVGCAKCHDHKYDPFSQKNYFELFSFFNNVKEAGQISWDDALPTPTLLLPTEQQEKVISFINNQLTSEESKLQEVITAGQIDFNNWIEKEQYKVLKNESIPLNGLSAKYTFDQQNLNNTVNSSQKGFMSIESGAREKPSYAKAPNGMGLKMNGDTWLNTGGAGVFEKSDAFTVSLNTLIPKEFTEGVIFHKGISERLYNFRGYHIYIRKDGLLEANIAHTAPSNAIMKSSKKLIPKGQWINLTMTYDGSSKAKGLRVFLDGKELEMKTETDELTKGILFNTKDFNKEPPLQIGAWGRGYGLKNGFVDDILVYKRALIPFEVGVISKTNKWASITSKNHASLSKQEKETLRQYFFGAVHKPAVEQLAKIQRERRALTDSTENVEELMVMKEMAEPRQSFIMERGSYDARGEDVFPNTPESILPMPENLPKNRYGLAQWLTNPEHPLTARVAVNRIWQNIYGTGLVRTAEDFGNQGEMPSHPKLLDYLAIGFMESGWDVKKLMKDMVMTATYQQNSTATEEHREKDLENRFLARGPANRLTAEMMRDNALAASGLLKEDIGGKSVKPYQPPGLWEINNTTYKADTTDAVYRRSLYVLIKRSVPNPTLATFDGNSRSYCVIRRQKTNTPLQALVTLNDPTYVEASKVLGEEMAKIADPKKAIISAYRKLTGKTPQPEELEILLDVRTKEIANFKKNPAKTKGWLEAGYYQIDKTVAPYLVASNAVVANLIMNSDATLMKR
- a CDS encoding DUF1501 domain-containing protein, which gives rise to MSHHHHKDFRIDSPDFGELNKKIDRRNFLNKTSLGLGTLALGSLFGFDKLNSKPQASSGVISDEEMQQQILASIPHFAPKAKRVVYMFMSGGPSQFETFDYKPKLVDMMGQDLPESVRGGQRLTGMSASQSSLPLAPSFTGFNKYGESQTWVSDLLPHTAQIVDELCIVKSVYTEHINHDPAITFFQTGHQLPGRPSIGSWMSYGLGSDNENLPSFIVLVSKNGGKDQPLYSRLWGNGFLPTEHQGVQFRAGKDPVLFLNNPEGYDGKDREEMLGYLKKLNNFQNEAINDPEVDARIAQYEMAFRMQTSVPEVMDTAGESDETFEMYGPDSRDSGSYAANCLLARKLLEKDVKFIQLYHQGWDHHGGLPNGITQQCKNTDQATAAFIKDLKQRGLLEDTLVIWGGEFGRTAYSQGKLTKTNYGRDHHPRCFTMWMAGAGVKKGFTYGETDDFSYNITKDPVHVHDFHATLMKLTGMDHERLTFKSQGRRFRLTDVHGKIVNDILS
- a CDS encoding 6-bladed beta-propeller, which codes for MQKRRNFIKNTTLLGAIAAIGSPIKSFGILHQNLEDETIIGHGDYKYKVDKGWAKLSVSYNPLLNCHEMVQDSQGRLIMIGDHTNNNILIFDKSGKLLDSWGHAFPGGHGLSIGKDQGEDFLLITDCGWFQNKTGGYEKQAGQVVKTDLEGRLQFALGHPKTIGIYREDEPFMPTETAVAPNGDIYVADGYGSDYIIQYDSKGQYIRHFGGHNNENKEHNLSNAHGVAIDLRNPAKPTLICTSRNENCFKIFTLDGKFIERIDLPGMHVCRPVLHNQNIYAGVCWSKDEEGKTNWGDSGFVTILDQNNKVISNPGGQAPKYTGGKLQATTNLKNPVFAHGHDVCIDEDDSIYVCQWNARHTAPVKLTRV